The Methanococcoides methylutens genome segment AATTTGCCATAGATATAAATTTTAGCTTTATTGTATTTAGCATTATCTGGTAAACACTTTTAGTGGTCTCATTTAAGCTAATCTAGTCAACAAGTTAGCATGATTTTTAAAAATAATACTTTCACCCCGCTTGGCTTAAGAGTATATATACTCACGTCATAGGTAGTATTAGTCACGGATTCGATGGACACACGCCTTTACAAGTTTCAAGGCTAGGTGCCATCGAACCATCCCCTCAATCCGTGCATTTTTAAAACTTAGATCGAAGTTAGAACAAAACTCAATAGAATGAACTGAAAAACTGATCAAAAATAAAAAGATCTGTTCATCAGATCAGTTTTTCAAGATCATTCAGGAAAAGTTCGATCGTACTATTATTAATGTGAGGCATGATCACCAGACGCAGAGCTCGGGGTTTTCGTGTTATTGAAACATGCCAGCCGAATTCATCAAGTAATCTCTTCCTTATGTTATCGGCATCTGGAACCTGTAGAGCTACAACATTCATGACAGGATCAATAACAGGTTCGATTCCAAGTGCTTTAGCACCTTCAACAATTTTCTCTGTTTGTTCCATGCATTGATCTATCACCTGCCTGTAACCTTCTCTTCCAAGATGCTTCATAACAGCATATGTTGAAGCTACTGCTGCCCCACTTCTGGTACCTGTGAGAGAATATTGTTTATTGATGCTCAAATAAGGAGTGTGTATCTCAAGATCATTCAAATATTCAGTTTCACGGAACAGCAATCCGCCTGAAGGAATGGTGCTCAATCCCATCTTATGAGGATCAATTGTCATTGAAGTTACACCTTCAACTTCAAAATCATAATGATAATCCAGATCCATAAATGGAAGGACAAAACCACCAAATGCAGCATCAACATGCAAAAAAAGATTTTTCTCAAGAGCGATCTCTGATAGCTGTTCAATAGGATCTATCTGACCAAATTCTGTTGTTCCTGCTATACCAACAAGACCTATTGTATTCTCATCGATCAATGACCTCACTAATCCGAGGTCAACTTTCAGAAAATGATCAAGTGAAGCTTTCCTTATTTCTATTCCTGAAAGGTCTGCAACCTTGTCAAAAGAAAAATGTGCAGATTCCGGCATTACAACATTTGGTTTTTTAATATCACGACGATAATTTACCATGGATCTTATTGCCTGTATATTAGATTCAGTTCCACCAGTTGTTAAATAACCACATTCTTCAGGATCATTGTTATGGTGTAAAAGAGAACCGAACATTTTTAGCACTTTTTTTTCCAGATCATAAGTTCCAGGGAAAAGACCAGGATCTCCCATATTAGCTTCAATGAATTGTGTATGTGCTAAAACTGCAATTTCATGTGGATAAGTACACATAGAACTTAGAACACGATCATAACTAGTATCTGCTGATTTCGCGTTTTTTAAAATAGAGAGGATCTCATCTCTGGGTATTCCGCTTTCTTCCATGAATTCTCGTTTAATACAACATGTAACCTCCTTAAAACTATTTTGTTCAAAATGAGATATTATTGATGATTAATTTTTTTACACTTCTTTGCTGATATTTTAGGATGAAAATATTTAGTTTCAAAAAAGTAAAATTAAAAATTTCAGCTTCAAATTTTAAATGAATTCAATTTTGCGAAAACTCAAAATTTGAAAAGGTTTAAATTTTTTAATATTTTAAATTCTAAATTTATTTAAATGCAAACTTCATTTTACCTGCTTTTTTAGTATATTATATCTCTATACTTTTTTGTTATTCTCCTTTTTTGTTTTTGTTGTTACAAGGGGGTCACCCCATCATTTCGACTGGAATATTTTAGTTAATTTTCGTAATTTTATCTTTTTCTTGAGAAACCTTTATTACCTATTAATCTTATATTTGGAGCACCCTGTTTTTTTAACATTATAAAAAATATGTTCTCTTATTTTTTTTCTGCACTCCAGTCGAAACCATAGGGTCACCCCTCTTTATATAATTTCCAAACGAAATAGAGGGGTCTATTTCCAAAGGAAAGCTTCTAAAATAGAATACATATAAACTGAAATTGAATTTAAAATATAAGTTTGGTCATTAGAACCTGTTTCTTTTATTATTAGCCTTAATTTATTTAAAACTGGAATGGAAACAGAGGGGTTATAACCATAAGGGTTAATAAGGTACACTTCCATTGGATCGTGTGGAAAATTGAAGGGTTCATATGTTGACATATTCATGTAGCATTCTGTTTGCTTATGAATCATTCAAATGTGAATTTGTAGCATTTCATAGATTATCATAATTAATCAATAAAGGTTTTAGATCAATTAGCATGACGTTTCTCATTTGAGAGCAACATTTTGTATTTGATGTATTTCCTATCCAATCTTATCACAATAATATATGGAAGGTTAAAAATGGAGAACAAATCATTAGATGGATTATTTGAGGACTTATTACAAAATGAATCTCTTTTTAAGAACAAAGAAGTTTTAAGACCTTCATATACACCAGCATCCCTTCCTCACAGAACTGAACAGGTCAACACTCTTGCTACCATTCTTGTTTCAGCACTTAGGGGAGATACACCATCAAACATTCTTATCTATGGAAAAACCGGTACTGGTAAAACAGCTGTTGCTCGTTATGTTGGTATTGAACTTGAAAGAAAAAGTGACGATATAAGTATTGATTGTTCAGTACTGTATCTAAACTGTGAGGTCATTGATACCCAGTACAGGCTCCTGGCAAATCTTGCAAAGCATTTTGGTGAAGACATCCCTATGACCGGCTGGCCTACTGACCAGGTGTTCACAAAATTCAAAGAAGCTATTGATTCAAAAAAGCAGGTTATCATAATTATTCTTGATGAGATCGATAAACTTGTCAAGAAAGGTGATGATGTTTTGTACAATCTTTCTCGTATCAATACTGACCTAAAAAATGCAAAGGTCAGTATGATCGGTATTTCAAATGACCTGAAATTTACGGAATTCCTTGATCCAAGGGTCAAAAGTTCTCTTGGAGAAGAAGAGATCATCTTCCCTCCTTATGATGCTGAACAGATCAGTGATATCCTGAGGCAAAGAGCATCCATTGCATACAAAGAAGAGGTGCTTGATGAAATGGTAATTCCTCTGTGTTCTGCCTTTGCAGCCCAGGAACATGGTGATGCAAGGCGTGCACTTGACCTTCTGAGAGTTGCCGGCGAACTTGCTGAGCGTGAGAACGAAGCAAATGTTGGTGAAGTTCACGTTAGAATGGCTCAGGAAAAGATCGAGATCGATCGTATTGTTGAAGTTGTCAGGACTTTACCCACACAGTCAAAGTTAGCTCTCTATAGTGTCATGCTTTTGAGGAATAACGGACACAGGAACGTCACTACAGGTGAAGTGTACAACGTTTATCGTCAGTTATGCGTGAATGTTGATATGGATATCCTGACACAGCGAAGGGTCACTGACCTAATCTCAGAATTAGATATGCTGGGTATTCTTAATGCAGTGGTCGTAAGCAAGGGACGCTATGGAAGAACAAAAGAGATCGTTCTGAGCGTACCTATAGAAAGCACACGCCGTGTCCTGCTTGAGGATTACAGACTGGGAATGCTTGCAGGTTTCAAACCGGTGATAACAGCACAGATGCATCTTTGATGCATCAAACAGTTTTTGTTAAAAAGAGAAGAAAAAAGGAAATGAGATCATATTTGTCAAAAGGTATTAACAATATATCAACAACAGGAAGATCATGAAAGCAAAAGCCTTAGATGGCCTGCATATGGTATCCTGTATCTTGCAATTCCAATGACCCATTCTTCCTTTACAGGTTGAAGATAACTTATCTGGCCCTGCTGGT includes the following:
- the mfnA gene encoding tyrosine decarboxylase MfnA, whose product is MEESGIPRDEILSILKNAKSADTSYDRVLSSMCTYPHEIAVLAHTQFIEANMGDPGLFPGTYDLEKKVLKMFGSLLHHNNDPEECGYLTTGGTESNIQAIRSMVNYRRDIKKPNVVMPESAHFSFDKVADLSGIEIRKASLDHFLKVDLGLVRSLIDENTIGLVGIAGTTEFGQIDPIEQLSEIALEKNLFLHVDAAFGGFVLPFMDLDYHYDFEVEGVTSMTIDPHKMGLSTIPSGGLLFRETEYLNDLEIHTPYLSINKQYSLTGTRSGAAVASTYAVMKHLGREGYRQVIDQCMEQTEKIVEGAKALGIEPVIDPVMNVVALQVPDADNIRKRLLDEFGWHVSITRKPRALRLVIMPHINNSTIELFLNDLEKLI
- a CDS encoding ORC1-type DNA replication protein, translated to MENKSLDGLFEDLLQNESLFKNKEVLRPSYTPASLPHRTEQVNTLATILVSALRGDTPSNILIYGKTGTGKTAVARYVGIELERKSDDISIDCSVLYLNCEVIDTQYRLLANLAKHFGEDIPMTGWPTDQVFTKFKEAIDSKKQVIIIILDEIDKLVKKGDDVLYNLSRINTDLKNAKVSMIGISNDLKFTEFLDPRVKSSLGEEEIIFPPYDAEQISDILRQRASIAYKEEVLDEMVIPLCSAFAAQEHGDARRALDLLRVAGELAERENEANVGEVHVRMAQEKIEIDRIVEVVRTLPTQSKLALYSVMLLRNNGHRNVTTGEVYNVYRQLCVNVDMDILTQRRVTDLISELDMLGILNAVVVSKGRYGRTKEIVLSVPIESTRRVLLEDYRLGMLAGFKPVITAQMHL